A window of Rubricoccus marinus contains these coding sequences:
- a CDS encoding NADH-quinone oxidoreductase subunit L, with amino-acid sequence METLVRLILLPPLLMAAFNGMMGLFMPSWRKQEKLIGTLALIAVAIPFGVTVMLFLGYQHGAPQVVPFFHWMTAGDLSVAFSYRIDELSLLMTLIVTGVGSLIHLYSIGYMHGDSGYWRFFPYLNLFIFAMLNLVLAENLIVLFLGWEGVGLCSYLLIGFWYTDLKNSAAANKAFIVNRIGDFAFLIALFLIFKTVTDNIAGPFGFDFATLLAPETLALFDGPIGFWIVLLMFIGATGKSAQIPLFVWLPDAMAGPTPVSALIHAATMVTSGLYLLSRLSEMVLLAPAAMGVIAIVGAITAIMAASVAMTQNDIKKVLAYSTVSQLGFMFMAAGVGAFFVAIFHVMTHAFFKACLFLGSGSVIHSMHHVEHELEHKGIIPSHHGGPDTPLDSEATQNTLRHNPLPYDGHFDAQDMRTMGGLKKYMPATRWTFLISTLAIAGIPPLAGFFSKDEILFFAFKSGMDGNVLSLAVWVIGLITALMTAVYMTRAYLLTFEGTPRWPAAMDVHPHESQWTMTLPLWILAALAAGAGLLGLAPVVAELFGTESWIHHWLGAAYGGPVAEAAFEYKPSHATEWILLGVGSIIAAAGVAIAWVGFRFGARGLDADRRFFKMMGWLYAPASRKWGWDELYNATFVRAVVDGARNVFAPFDKNVVDGGVNGLGRGVRGFASGLRGIQTGGVQTYALAIVLGVVLVVGLVMLG; translated from the coding sequence ATGGAAACCCTCGTTCGCCTGATTCTCCTCCCGCCGCTGCTGATGGCGGCCTTTAACGGGATGATGGGGCTGTTCATGCCGTCGTGGCGGAAGCAGGAAAAGCTGATCGGGACCCTGGCGCTGATCGCGGTTGCTATCCCATTCGGCGTGACGGTGATGCTGTTCCTGGGCTACCAGCACGGGGCGCCGCAGGTGGTTCCGTTCTTCCACTGGATGACCGCAGGTGACCTGAGCGTGGCGTTCAGCTACCGGATCGACGAGCTGTCGCTGCTGATGACGCTTATCGTGACCGGCGTGGGTAGCCTCATCCACCTGTACTCCATCGGGTACATGCACGGAGATAGCGGGTACTGGCGGTTTTTTCCCTATCTGAACCTGTTCATCTTCGCGATGCTCAACCTGGTTCTGGCGGAGAACCTCATTGTGCTGTTCCTGGGCTGGGAGGGCGTGGGGCTGTGCTCGTACCTCCTCATCGGATTCTGGTACACGGACCTCAAGAACTCGGCGGCGGCCAACAAGGCGTTTATCGTCAACCGTATCGGTGACTTCGCCTTCCTGATTGCGCTGTTCCTGATCTTCAAGACAGTCACGGACAACATCGCAGGCCCGTTTGGCTTCGATTTCGCGACGCTTCTGGCGCCCGAGACGCTCGCTCTTTTCGACGGCCCCATTGGCTTCTGGATCGTGCTGCTGATGTTCATCGGCGCTACGGGCAAGAGCGCGCAGATCCCGCTCTTCGTCTGGCTCCCGGACGCGATGGCCGGGCCGACGCCCGTCTCCGCGCTGATCCACGCCGCGACGATGGTGACAAGCGGCCTGTACCTGCTCTCACGCCTGAGCGAGATGGTGCTTCTGGCGCCAGCGGCCATGGGCGTGATCGCCATCGTGGGCGCGATTACGGCCATCATGGCAGCCTCGGTCGCGATGACGCAGAACGACATCAAAAAGGTGCTCGCCTACTCGACCGTGAGCCAACTGGGCTTCATGTTCATGGCGGCCGGCGTCGGCGCGTTCTTCGTCGCCATCTTCCACGTGATGACGCACGCTTTCTTTAAGGCCTGCCTCTTCCTCGGATCCGGGTCTGTTATCCACTCCATGCACCACGTGGAGCACGAACTGGAGCACAAGGGCATCATCCCGAGCCACCACGGCGGTCCCGACACCCCGCTGGACTCCGAGGCGACGCAGAACACGCTCCGTCACAACCCGCTGCCATACGACGGGCACTTCGACGCGCAGGACATGCGCACGATGGGCGGACTCAAGAAGTACATGCCGGCTACGCGGTGGACCTTCTTGATCTCGACGCTCGCGATTGCAGGCATTCCGCCTCTGGCGGGCTTCTTCTCCAAGGACGAGATCCTGTTCTTCGCGTTCAAGTCCGGGATGGACGGCAACGTGCTCAGCTTGGCCGTGTGGGTCATCGGGCTGATTACCGCGCTGATGACGGCGGTGTACATGACACGCGCGTACCTCCTCACGTTTGAGGGCACCCCGCGTTGGCCCGCCGCGATGGACGTGCACCCGCACGAGAGCCAGTGGACCATGACGCTCCCGCTGTGGATCCTCGCCGCGCTCGCCGCTGGCGCCGGACTGCTGGGCCTTGCGCCCGTTGTCGCGGAACTGTTTGGAACCGAGAGCTGGATCCACCACTGGCTCGGCGCCGCTTACGGCGGGCCTGTGGCCGAGGCCGCGTTCGAGTACAAGCCATCGCACGCGACGGAGTGGATCCTCCTCGGCGTGGGCTCGATCATCGCCGCCGCCGGTGTCGCCATCGCGTGGGTCGGCTTCCGCTTTGGCGCCAGAGGCCTGGATGCGGACCGCCGCTTCTTCAAGATGATGGGCTGGCTCTACGCGCCCGCTTCGCGCAAGTGGGGCTGGGATGAGCTGTACAACGCCACCTTCGTCCGTGCTGTCGTGGACGGCGCCCGCAACGTCTTCGCGCCGTTCGACAAAAACGTCGTCGACGGCGGTGTGAACGGCCTTGGCCGAGGCGTCCGCGGCTTCGCCAGCGGCCTCCGCGGCATCCAGACCGGCGGCGTGCAGACGTACGCCCTCGCCATCGTGCTCGGCGTCGTCCTCGTGGTCGGCCTCGTAATGCTCGGCTAA
- a CDS encoding sodium:proton antiporter → MHRLASLAFALLLAVAPLAAVSAQDLEADPLQSELQDPTPEAELSDPAPETVPEADDASIPVEEELEEVVPGAHGGEAAHEGSEHAEEGGHGDPPPIWLVIPFVVLLLMIATGPLFYPHFWHHHYPKVAIALGAIVAAYYLIGMGEVTPIEHAAMEYFSFIALLGSLFVASGCILIKTDFAGTPRANAILLFVGGVISNFIGTTGASMLLIRPYMRLNAGRLKPYHIIFFIFIVSNIGGALTPIGDPPLFLGFLRGVPFFWTVVNLWQIWLPTILLILAVFYVIDSRNKEESIREEAEDVGIDVEPGEIPGRAVAPEAPGIESAPVHTRKRLTIEGKAGFAWLAIIIGSVFLDPNIMEWMQGTVLDLHGQFHVPFGIREVIMFAVCYFAYKTAKPHVLAGNDFNFEPIKEVGYLFIGIFLTMQPALTLIGSFAANNAGSLGVTQFYFGTGILSGVLDNAPTYVSFLSAAMGKFGSSIENRDMVEAFALGTNVPAETFYLEAISIAAVFFGALTYIGNGPNFMVKAIAESSGVETPSFVTYIVKYSLPILIPIYILVWFVFFSGMVIPHPPDAAGAEALSMMIP, encoded by the coding sequence ATGCATCGTCTCGCGTCTCTCGCTTTCGCACTCCTCCTCGCGGTGGCGCCTCTGGCGGCCGTGAGCGCGCAGGACCTGGAAGCGGACCCGCTCCAGTCTGAACTCCAAGACCCGACGCCAGAGGCCGAGCTCTCGGACCCGGCGCCGGAGACCGTCCCGGAGGCAGATGACGCGTCGATCCCAGTCGAGGAAGAGCTGGAGGAGGTCGTGCCCGGCGCGCACGGCGGCGAAGCAGCGCACGAAGGCAGCGAACACGCCGAAGAAGGCGGCCACGGCGACCCGCCACCGATCTGGCTCGTGATCCCGTTTGTGGTTCTGCTGCTGATGATCGCGACGGGGCCGCTGTTCTACCCGCACTTCTGGCACCACCACTACCCGAAGGTTGCCATCGCGCTCGGCGCCATCGTCGCCGCGTACTACCTCATCGGAATGGGGGAGGTGACGCCGATTGAGCACGCCGCGATGGAGTACTTCTCCTTTATCGCGCTTCTGGGCTCGCTCTTCGTCGCCAGCGGCTGCATCCTGATCAAGACGGACTTCGCCGGTACGCCCCGCGCGAACGCGATCCTGCTCTTCGTGGGAGGCGTGATCTCCAACTTTATTGGGACGACTGGCGCTTCGATGCTGCTGATCCGGCCGTATATGCGTCTCAACGCTGGGCGCTTGAAGCCGTACCACATCATCTTCTTCATCTTTATCGTCTCCAACATCGGAGGCGCATTGACGCCGATTGGTGACCCGCCGCTGTTCCTGGGCTTCTTGCGCGGCGTCCCGTTCTTCTGGACGGTCGTCAACCTGTGGCAGATCTGGCTCCCGACCATCCTGCTCATCCTGGCGGTCTTCTACGTGATCGACAGCCGCAACAAGGAGGAGAGCATTCGCGAGGAGGCCGAAGACGTCGGGATCGACGTGGAGCCGGGCGAGATCCCGGGCCGTGCCGTGGCGCCAGAGGCCCCGGGCATCGAGTCCGCGCCCGTGCACACGCGCAAGCGGCTGACCATCGAGGGCAAGGCGGGCTTCGCCTGGCTCGCGATCATCATCGGCTCGGTCTTCCTCGATCCGAACATCATGGAGTGGATGCAGGGGACGGTCCTGGACCTCCACGGGCAGTTCCACGTGCCGTTCGGCATCCGCGAGGTGATCATGTTCGCGGTCTGCTACTTCGCGTACAAGACGGCCAAGCCGCACGTCCTGGCAGGCAACGACTTCAACTTCGAGCCCATCAAGGAGGTCGGCTACCTCTTCATCGGCATCTTCCTGACGATGCAGCCGGCGCTGACGCTCATCGGCTCGTTTGCGGCCAACAACGCGGGCTCGCTCGGCGTGACGCAGTTCTACTTCGGAACGGGCATCCTTTCCGGCGTTCTGGACAACGCGCCGACCTACGTCAGCTTCCTGTCCGCCGCGATGGGCAAGTTCGGGTCCAGCATCGAGAACCGCGACATGGTGGAGGCCTTCGCATTGGGCACGAACGTGCCTGCCGAGACCTTCTACCTCGAAGCGATCTCGATCGCCGCCGTCTTCTTCGGCGCGCTGACCTACATCGGCAACGGCCCCAACTTCATGGTGAAGGCGATCGCCGAGTCCTCTGGCGTAGAGACACCGTCGTTCGTGACGTACATCGTCAAGTACTCGCTGCCGATCCTGATCCCGATCTACATCCTGGTCTGGTTCGTCTTCTTCAGCGGCATGGTCATCCCTCATCCTCCGGACGCCGCTGGCGCCGAGGCGCTGTCCATGATGATCCCCTAA
- a CDS encoding 4a-hydroxytetrahydrobiopterin dehydratase: MPARDALTDKQIDAALPEGWRRIQAEIGNRISREFRFANFRTAMGFIVRVGFEAEAMDHHPELFNVYDRVAVALTTHDAGDRVTETDLELARRIDALAD; encoded by the coding sequence ATGCCCGCACGCGACGCGCTCACCGATAAGCAGATCGACGCGGCTCTCCCCGAGGGCTGGCGCCGGATCCAGGCCGAGATCGGCAACCGGATCTCCCGCGAGTTCCGGTTCGCCAACTTCCGCACCGCGATGGGTTTCATCGTCCGCGTCGGCTTCGAGGCGGAAGCGATGGACCACCACCCAGAGCTTTTCAACGTGTACGACCGCGTGGCCGTCGCGCTGACGACCCACGACGCCGGCGACCGCGTGACTGAGACTGACCTCGAACTCGCCCGCCGCATCGACGCCCTCGCCGACTAG
- the bshA gene encoding N-acetyl-alpha-D-glucosaminyl L-malate synthase BshA: MTIGITCYPTFGGSGVVATELGKALAARGHTVHFIAYALPLRLEHVAENLYFHEVRVNTYPLFEYPPYALALASKMIDVVKHEGLDLLHVHYAIPHATSAVLARQILESSGHDVPVVTTLHGTDITIVGKDPSFKPVVEHAIDASDGVTAVSDWLRRETCSSFDISQEIEVIPNFIDTERFQRHPKDHFKRAIAPDGEKLLVHVSNFRKVKRATDVVEVFSRLHESGVWPEGHPKHGQPGGVKLLMVGDGPDRAASEVRAREAGVWNDVRFIGKQEPVEEILSIADLFLMPSASETFGLAALEAMACGVPVVSSDIGGLPELNLDGVTGFLRPLADVDGMTEASRRILTDPELHARMARAARERAVSEFELDQIVPQYEAHYQRVMDARTVTA, translated from the coding sequence ATGACCATCGGCATTACTTGCTATCCCACGTTCGGCGGCTCCGGCGTCGTCGCCACCGAGTTGGGCAAAGCGCTCGCCGCCAGAGGCCATACGGTCCACTTTATCGCTTACGCACTGCCGCTACGGCTGGAGCACGTCGCGGAAAACCTGTATTTCCATGAGGTTCGGGTCAACACGTACCCGCTTTTCGAGTACCCGCCGTACGCGCTGGCGCTCGCGAGCAAGATGATCGACGTGGTCAAGCACGAGGGACTGGACCTCCTGCACGTCCACTACGCGATCCCTCATGCCACGAGCGCGGTTCTGGCCCGCCAGATCCTGGAAAGCTCTGGTCACGACGTGCCAGTGGTCACAACGCTCCACGGCACCGATATCACGATTGTCGGCAAGGACCCCAGCTTTAAGCCCGTCGTCGAGCACGCAATCGACGCGAGTGACGGCGTCACGGCGGTCAGCGACTGGCTCCGCCGCGAGACGTGCTCCTCGTTCGACATCTCGCAGGAGATCGAGGTGATCCCCAACTTTATCGACACGGAGCGCTTTCAACGGCACCCCAAGGACCACTTCAAGCGCGCCATCGCGCCCGACGGCGAGAAGCTGTTGGTCCACGTGAGCAACTTCCGCAAGGTCAAACGCGCGACGGACGTGGTCGAGGTGTTCTCGCGCCTCCACGAATCCGGAGTCTGGCCCGAAGGGCATCCCAAGCACGGGCAGCCTGGCGGCGTCAAGCTCCTTATGGTAGGCGATGGACCCGACCGCGCAGCCTCCGAGGTCCGTGCGCGAGAGGCCGGCGTGTGGAACGACGTGCGGTTTATCGGCAAGCAAGAGCCGGTCGAGGAGATCCTCTCGATCGCGGACCTGTTCCTGATGCCGTCCGCGAGCGAGACGTTCGGCCTAGCCGCATTGGAGGCCATGGCGTGCGGCGTCCCCGTCGTCTCCTCCGATATCGGCGGCCTGCCCGAGCTCAACCTCGACGGCGTGACCGGCTTCCTGCGGCCTCTGGCGGACGTGGACGGCATGACCGAAGCCTCGCGGCGGATCCTCACCGACCCCGAACTCCATGCCCGCATGGCACGCGCCGCGCGCGAGCGCGCCGTCAGCGAGTTCGAGCTCGACCAGATCGTTCCGCAGTACGAGGCGCACTACCAGCGGGTGATGGACGCCCGGACCGTCACCGCCTGA
- a CDS encoding complex I subunit 4 family protein → MSFLADIPNLVSLVIFLPALGALAVMLAPSVSAIRWISLAVTTVAFVLSLGFWFGFDASVSTANAPQLREYINWLPGVDVNYHVGVDGLNLLLLLLTTLLGPIVVLSSWHYIGKAHKGYYALILLLETGVLGVFAAFDVFLFYVFFELTLIPMVFIIGIWGGEDRIYAATKFVIYTLVGSLLMLVGVLWLGFAVGEASGVGFTTDWYKLVEYGVPLGAQTWLFLLFGLAFAIKVPLFPLHTWLPDAHTQAPTGGSVVLAGVLLKMGTYGLLRFVLPFFPNASLTYAPWIGILAVIGIVYGALVAFAQTDVKKLVAYSSVSHLGFVVLGIFAFDTTAVQGALIQMVNHGISTGALFLIIGMMYERRHTRAMADYGGIAKSVPVLTFFMLFSVFASAGLPGLNGFVGEFMILVGSFTSGVTGYAVLTAIAASGVIFAAVYLLWMVYRTFFGEITNEANATMKDLNGREIALIVPLAVLMIGMGFVPAPFLAKSELAVRSILETVEAKRVAVAGAAPNETVAVEIIWPEAVAAAPLAPTPVPAHTPEAH, encoded by the coding sequence ATGAGCTTTCTCGCTGACATTCCCAACCTGGTCTCGCTGGTCATCTTCCTGCCCGCGCTCGGCGCGCTGGCGGTGATGCTGGCACCGAGCGTGAGCGCCATCCGGTGGATCTCGCTCGCGGTCACGACGGTCGCGTTCGTCCTCTCGCTCGGCTTCTGGTTCGGCTTCGACGCCTCGGTCTCGACGGCGAATGCGCCGCAACTGCGCGAATACATCAACTGGCTGCCGGGCGTGGACGTGAACTACCACGTGGGCGTGGACGGGCTGAACCTGCTCCTGCTCCTGCTGACGACGCTTCTCGGGCCGATCGTTGTGCTCTCGTCGTGGCACTACATCGGCAAAGCGCACAAGGGCTACTACGCGCTGATCCTGCTGCTCGAAACGGGCGTCCTCGGAGTGTTCGCGGCGTTCGACGTCTTCCTGTTCTACGTCTTCTTCGAGCTCACGCTCATCCCGATGGTGTTCATCATCGGCATCTGGGGCGGAGAGGACCGGATCTACGCCGCGACGAAGTTCGTGATTTACACGCTCGTCGGCTCCCTGCTGATGCTCGTCGGCGTGCTGTGGCTCGGCTTCGCGGTTGGCGAGGCCTCTGGCGTCGGCTTCACGACGGACTGGTACAAACTCGTCGAGTACGGCGTCCCGCTGGGCGCGCAGACGTGGCTGTTCCTCCTCTTCGGACTCGCCTTCGCGATCAAGGTCCCGCTGTTCCCGCTGCACACGTGGCTGCCCGACGCGCACACCCAGGCGCCGACCGGCGGCTCGGTCGTCCTCGCGGGCGTGCTGCTCAAGATGGGCACCTACGGCCTCTTGCGGTTCGTCCTCCCGTTCTTCCCGAACGCGAGCCTGACCTACGCGCCGTGGATCGGCATCCTGGCCGTGATCGGCATCGTGTACGGCGCCCTCGTCGCGTTCGCGCAGACCGACGTGAAGAAGCTTGTCGCTTACTCCTCTGTGAGCCACCTGGGCTTCGTGGTCCTGGGCATCTTCGCGTTCGACACGACGGCCGTTCAGGGCGCTCTCATCCAGATGGTGAACCACGGCATCTCGACCGGCGCGCTGTTCCTCATCATTGGCATGATGTACGAGCGCCGCCACACCCGCGCGATGGCCGACTACGGTGGCATCGCCAAAAGCGTCCCCGTCCTGACCTTCTTCATGCTCTTCAGCGTGTTCGCAAGCGCCGGCCTGCCCGGACTCAACGGCTTCGTGGGCGAGTTCATGATCTTGGTCGGGTCCTTCACCTCGGGCGTGACGGGATACGCTGTTCTCACGGCGATTGCGGCCTCTGGCGTCATCTTCGCAGCGGTCTACCTGCTGTGGATGGTCTACCGGACCTTCTTCGGTGAGATCACGAACGAGGCCAACGCGACGATGAAGGACCTCAACGGCCGCGAGATCGCGCTGATCGTGCCTCTGGCGGTTCTGATGATCGGCATGGGCTTCGTGCCCGCACCGTTCCTGGCCAAGAGCGAACTGGCTGTCCGCTCCATTCTGGAGACCGTCGAGGCCAAGCGAGTCGCCGTCGCAGGAGCCGCCCCCAATGAAACGGTGGCGGTGGAGATCATCTGGCCCGAGGCCGTTGCCGCAGCGCCTCTGGCGCCTACCCCAGTGCCCGCGCACACGCCGGAGGCGCACTAG
- a CDS encoding NADH-quinone oxidoreductase subunit J family protein has protein sequence MLETFLFFVFAVLSVVGALGMLISRSPVTAALWMVQVMLSIACLYLTLNAAFIGVVQVLVYAGAIMVLFLFVIMLLNLDEMPKLGAMDFRKVAAFVLGVGVLAQLLSVVALKFDLLPDAPTTEEAVEATDVANIGVTLLTEHAFALEIVGVLLLAATIGAVVLAKKRFV, from the coding sequence ATGCTGGAGACGTTTCTCTTCTTCGTCTTCGCCGTCCTTTCGGTCGTCGGCGCACTCGGAATGCTGATCTCCCGGAGCCCCGTTACGGCCGCGCTCTGGATGGTTCAGGTCATGCTGTCCATCGCGTGTTTGTACCTCACGCTGAACGCCGCGTTTATCGGCGTCGTGCAGGTGCTGGTCTACGCAGGCGCCATCATGGTGCTATTCCTGTTCGTCATCATGCTCCTGAACCTGGACGAGATGCCGAAGCTGGGCGCGATGGACTTCAGAAAGGTGGCCGCCTTCGTCCTCGGCGTGGGCGTGCTCGCCCAGCTGCTCTCGGTTGTGGCGCTGAAGTTCGACCTCTTGCCGGACGCCCCCACCACGGAAGAAGCCGTCGAGGCGACGGACGTGGCCAACATCGGCGTGACGCTCCTTACCGAGCACGCCTTCGCCCTCGAGATCGTCGGCGTCCTCCTCCTCGCGGCGACCATCGGTGCCGTTGTCCTCGCCAAGAAGCGGTTCGTCTAG
- a CDS encoding RNA polymerase sigma factor: MPPVHADSEVFDDAVWLRAVGGDRDAFETAVASFHDELLAAAERQVELYRASGDLAESTLNPTELVGETLVRAYEHREGFNAERMGFRAWLLGVQHRALARVMREEHRYSDRKALSLDELAPSSSEEDASGDTSYEFRQPFEVVTYGDLIAGSEPIDVEFDPNGHEPLTDRESRALAASGMSVDGQHVVLLHDELDLTISEVSQILDASLHDTAETLNLARASVRQRLSNSPLSEDPSDARDSYTGDPVR; this comes from the coding sequence ATGCCTCCCGTCCACGCCGACTCCGAAGTGTTCGACGATGCCGTCTGGCTCCGCGCAGTCGGTGGGGACCGCGACGCCTTCGAGACCGCCGTGGCCTCGTTCCACGACGAGCTTCTCGCCGCCGCCGAACGGCAGGTCGAGCTCTACCGGGCCTCTGGCGACCTCGCCGAATCGACCCTGAACCCGACCGAGTTGGTCGGTGAAACCCTTGTTCGGGCCTACGAGCACCGCGAGGGGTTCAACGCAGAGCGCATGGGGTTCCGCGCATGGCTGTTGGGAGTCCAACACCGCGCCCTGGCTCGCGTGATGCGCGAGGAACACCGGTACTCAGACCGGAAGGCGCTCTCGCTGGACGAACTCGCCCCCTCCTCCTCGGAGGAGGACGCCAGCGGCGATACGTCCTATGAGTTCCGCCAGCCGTTCGAGGTGGTCACCTACGGTGATCTCATCGCTGGATCGGAGCCCATCGACGTGGAGTTCGATCCAAACGGCCACGAGCCGCTCACCGACCGCGAGAGCCGGGCCCTTGCGGCTTCCGGCATGTCGGTAGATGGCCAGCACGTGGTTCTCCTCCACGATGAGTTGGACCTGACCATTTCGGAGGTCTCCCAGATTCTGGACGCGTCTCTCCATGACACGGCCGAAACGCTCAACCTCGCCCGGGCCTCGGTCCGCCAGAGGCTGAGCAACTCCCCGCTTTCCGAGGATCCGAGCGACGCTCGCGATTCGTACACCGGCGACCCCGTGCGCTAG
- the nuoK gene encoding NADH-quinone oxidoreductase subunit NuoK: MELTWYLSLSAVLFTIGVLGVLLRRNAIVVFLSIELMLNAVNLTLVAFAQGFGDVHGQILVFFVMSVAAAEAAVGLAIVIALFRNTMTLNIDEINLFRG, encoded by the coding sequence ATGGAACTCACCTGGTACCTCTCGCTCAGCGCGGTTCTCTTTACGATTGGCGTTCTCGGCGTCCTCCTGCGCCGCAACGCGATTGTCGTCTTTCTCAGCATCGAGTTGATGCTGAACGCGGTCAACCTCACGCTCGTGGCCTTCGCGCAGGGCTTCGGTGACGTGCACGGCCAGATCCTGGTCTTCTTCGTGATGTCCGTCGCCGCGGCTGAGGCCGCCGTTGGGCTCGCCATCGTCATCGCGCTGTTCCGCAACACGATGACGCTCAACATCGACGAGATCAACCTGTTTAGGGGCTAG
- a CDS encoding NADH-quinone oxidoreductase subunit N, whose translation MYDSLFLDTGRVLPIFIVAAMGIAVVLVDAFRNDSPSIPILSAIGIVAAFALEGMRLFDPTTAFYGQVYSGGAASFANMVILLGALGSVALSVPYLKSVGRNYGEVHALMLFATAGMMTLASAGSLVTLFVGLETMSVCLYVITGLAREEKTANESALKYFLLGAFSTGFFLYGIALLYGATGTMIFSEMGVGLAATGRTGIFVVGVGLLLIGFLFKVSAVPFHMWTPDVYQGSPTTLTGFMSTASKAAAFAALIVVLARALPFDMVVGEIQFALAAVAAVTMIVGNVIALVQTNVKRMLAYSSIAHAGYIIAGLAAGSPEGYGGAMFYLLAYTLMNLGAFGVIAALEWDGEQGAEQTLDSLSGSGYRYPILGVTMGVFMFALIGFPTLAGFMGKWFVLGAAVDAGMTWLAIVGVIASMISAFYYLRVLVVMWMRSSDEAPEASHNNAALTTSTSAVLVACAVLLIVLGVVPGAVIGTAEGFFDGLIQFASLR comes from the coding sequence ATGTACGACTCCCTCTTTCTCGACACAGGCCGCGTGCTGCCCATCTTCATCGTGGCAGCGATGGGCATTGCCGTCGTCCTGGTGGACGCGTTCCGCAACGACAGCCCTTCGATCCCGATCCTCTCCGCGATCGGCATCGTGGCGGCGTTCGCGCTTGAGGGCATGCGGCTCTTCGACCCGACGACGGCGTTCTACGGTCAGGTCTACAGCGGCGGCGCGGCCTCGTTCGCCAACATGGTGATCCTGCTCGGAGCCCTCGGCTCGGTCGCGCTATCGGTCCCGTACCTCAAAAGCGTCGGGCGCAACTACGGCGAGGTCCACGCGCTGATGCTGTTCGCCACGGCGGGCATGATGACGTTGGCGAGCGCAGGCAGCCTGGTTACGCTGTTCGTCGGGCTCGAGACGATGTCCGTGTGTCTGTACGTCATCACGGGCCTGGCGCGTGAGGAGAAGACGGCCAACGAGAGCGCCCTCAAGTACTTCCTGCTCGGCGCTTTCTCAACGGGCTTCTTCCTGTACGGGATCGCGCTGCTCTACGGCGCAACCGGCACGATGATCTTCAGTGAGATGGGCGTCGGCCTCGCGGCCACAGGCCGGACGGGCATCTTCGTTGTAGGCGTGGGCTTGCTCCTGATCGGCTTCCTGTTCAAGGTGAGCGCGGTCCCGTTCCACATGTGGACGCCGGACGTGTATCAAGGGTCGCCGACCACGCTGACCGGCTTTATGTCGACGGCGTCGAAGGCTGCGGCGTTTGCAGCGCTGATCGTCGTGCTCGCGCGGGCTCTTCCGTTCGACATGGTGGTCGGCGAGATCCAGTTCGCACTCGCGGCGGTCGCGGCGGTCACGATGATCGTGGGGAACGTGATCGCGCTGGTCCAGACCAACGTGAAGCGCATGCTGGCGTACAGCTCCATCGCGCACGCGGGCTACATCATCGCCGGCTTGGCTGCTGGCTCGCCAGAGGGATACGGCGGCGCGATGTTCTACCTCCTCGCGTACACGCTCATGAACCTCGGCGCGTTCGGCGTGATTGCCGCGCTAGAGTGGGATGGCGAGCAGGGCGCGGAGCAGACGCTGGACTCCCTTTCGGGCTCTGGCTACCGCTACCCCATCCTCGGCGTCACGATGGGGGTCTTTATGTTCGCGCTGATCGGCTTCCCGACCCTCGCGGGCTTTATGGGGAAATGGTTCGTGCTGGGCGCGGCCGTGGACGCGGGGATGACGTGGCTCGCCATTGTGGGCGTGATCGCATCGATGATCTCTGCGTTCTACTACCTCCGCGTGCTCGTCGTGATGTGGATGCGCTCGTCAGACGAGGCGCCAGAGGCCTCCCATAACAACGCTGCCCTGACGACCTCGACCTCGGCGGTTCTCGTGGCGTGCGCCGTGCTGCTGATCGTCCTGGGCGTCGTCCCCGGCGCGGTGATCGGAACGGCGGAGGGCTTCTTCGACGGTCTTATCCAGTTCGCGTCGCTCCGGTAG